A stretch of Sulfitobacter sp. THAF37 DNA encodes these proteins:
- the pepN gene encoding aminopeptidase N has protein sequence MRDAAPETIYLSDYTPFGFVVDSVALEFELDPGHTRVKSRIAFRPNPEATSRRFFLNGENLKLISARIDGQDVSCTISDEGLTCDVPDAPFVWEAEVEIAPAENTALEGLYMSNGMYCTQCEAEGFRKITYYPDRPDVMSEFTVTIQGPHPVLLSNGNPVETSEHRAVWHDPWPKPAYLFALVAGDLVAHSDRFTTMEGRDVALNLYVRPGDEGKCAFGMEALKASMKWDEDVYGRAYDLDLFNIVAVDDFNMGAMENKGLNIFNSSAVLASPETSTDMNFERIEAIIAHEYFHNWTGNRITCRDWFQLCLKEGLTVFRDSQFTSDMRSAPVKRIGDVIDLRARQFPEDQGPLAHPVRPESFQEINNFYTATVYEKGAEVIRMLKTLVGDDAYARALDLYFDRHDGQACTIEDWLKVFEDTTGRNLAQFKRWYAQAGTPRLKVTETWEDGTLTLTFRQDTKPSAASPDPKPQVIPIATGLIGPDGAEVAETRILEMSEATQSFSFEGLEARPVPSILRGFSAPVMLEHDLSDADRAHLLSHDTDPFNRWEAARTLARRSLLPMIQNGSEADPAFLSSIRAVVGDETLDPAYRALILGLPTQSELAALIHAEGGTPVPENIHAGVEAMRDALAETFGEAAARIREANLVTAPYDPGAEQAGQRSLANAMLSLITRRDGGAAAQAQFDSADNMTNQLAALAALLHVGKGDSALADFEVQWKHDRLVMDKWFGLQVTQARPEDAASVAEALTGHPDFTWQTPNRFRAVFGSLAMHHAGFHHASGKGYRLLADWLIRLDPKNPQTTARMCSAFQTWKRYDADRQALIAAEVDRILSTPNLSRDTTEMLTRIRGAS, from the coding sequence ATGCGCGACGCGGCCCCCGAAACGATCTACCTGTCCGACTACACGCCCTTCGGGTTCGTCGTGGACAGCGTGGCGCTTGAATTCGAACTCGATCCGGGCCACACCCGCGTCAAAAGCCGGATTGCCTTTCGCCCCAACCCCGAAGCGACGTCCCGGCGGTTCTTCCTGAACGGCGAAAACCTCAAGCTGATTTCGGCCCGCATCGACGGCCAGGATGTGTCCTGCACGATCAGCGATGAAGGGCTGACCTGCGACGTCCCCGATGCCCCCTTTGTCTGGGAGGCCGAAGTGGAGATCGCACCGGCTGAAAACACCGCTCTTGAAGGGTTGTACATGTCCAATGGCATGTATTGCACACAATGCGAGGCCGAAGGCTTTCGCAAAATCACCTATTACCCCGACCGCCCCGACGTGATGAGCGAATTCACCGTCACCATCCAAGGGCCTCACCCCGTCCTGCTGAGCAACGGCAACCCCGTCGAGACGTCCGAGCACCGCGCGGTCTGGCATGACCCCTGGCCCAAGCCCGCCTATCTGTTCGCCCTGGTCGCGGGCGACCTCGTGGCGCATTCCGACCGTTTCACCACGATGGAGGGCCGCGACGTCGCGCTGAACCTCTATGTCCGCCCCGGTGACGAGGGGAAATGCGCCTTCGGGATGGAGGCGCTGAAGGCCTCGATGAAATGGGACGAGGATGTCTATGGCCGCGCCTACGACCTCGATCTGTTCAACATCGTCGCGGTGGACGATTTCAACATGGGCGCGATGGAGAACAAGGGGCTGAACATCTTCAACTCCTCCGCCGTGCTGGCCAGCCCCGAAACCTCCACCGACATGAACTTCGAGCGGATCGAGGCGATCATCGCGCATGAATATTTCCACAACTGGACCGGCAACCGGATCACCTGCCGCGACTGGTTCCAACTGTGCCTGAAGGAAGGGCTGACTGTTTTCCGCGACAGCCAGTTCACCTCCGACATGCGTTCGGCCCCGGTCAAGCGGATCGGCGATGTGATCGACCTGCGCGCCCGCCAGTTCCCCGAGGATCAGGGCCCCCTGGCCCACCCCGTGCGGCCCGAGAGCTTTCAGGAGATCAACAACTTCTACACCGCCACCGTCTACGAAAAGGGCGCCGAGGTCATCCGCATGCTCAAGACGCTGGTGGGCGATGACGCCTATGCGCGCGCGCTCGATCTCTACTTTGACCGGCACGACGGTCAGGCCTGTACCATCGAGGACTGGCTGAAGGTGTTCGAAGACACGACGGGCCGGAACCTTGCGCAGTTCAAACGCTGGTATGCGCAGGCCGGCACCCCGCGTCTCAAGGTCACTGAGACCTGGGAGGACGGGACCCTGACCCTGACCTTCCGACAGGACACCAAGCCCAGCGCCGCCTCGCCCGACCCGAAACCGCAGGTCATTCCCATCGCGACCGGGCTGATCGGCCCGGATGGCGCCGAAGTGGCCGAGACCCGCATCCTTGAGATGTCGGAGGCGACCCAGAGCTTCAGCTTCGAAGGGTTGGAGGCGCGCCCGGTACCGTCCATCCTGCGCGGCTTTTCCGCGCCCGTGATGCTGGAGCATGACCTCAGCGACGCGGACCGCGCGCATCTGCTGAGCCACGACACCGACCCTTTCAACCGGTGGGAAGCCGCGCGGACGCTGGCACGCAGGTCGCTGCTGCCGATGATCCAGAACGGGTCAGAGGCCGACCCCGCCTTTCTGTCGTCGATCCGCGCGGTCGTCGGCGACGAAACGCTCGACCCGGCCTACCGGGCGCTGATCCTGGGACTGCCGACGCAATCCGAACTGGCGGCGCTGATCCATGCCGAGGGCGGGACGCCGGTGCCCGAGAACATCCATGCGGGTGTCGAGGCCATGCGTGATGCCCTGGCAGAGACCTTTGGCGAGGCCGCGGCCCGCATTCGGGAGGCCAACCTTGTCACCGCCCCCTACGATCCCGGCGCGGAACAGGCGGGCCAGCGCAGCCTTGCCAACGCCATGCTCTCTCTGATCACCCGGCGCGATGGCGGCGCGGCGGCCCAGGCACAGTTCGACAGTGCGGACAACATGACCAACCAGCTTGCGGCGCTGGCGGCGCTGCTGCATGTCGGCAAGGGAGACAGCGCGCTGGCCGACTTCGAGGTGCAATGGAAGCACGACCGGCTGGTGATGGACAAATGGTTCGGCCTGCAGGTCACGCAGGCACGGCCAGAGGATGCCGCGTCTGTCGCCGAGGCGCTGACCGGTCATCCCGATTTCACCTGGCAGACCCCGAACCGCTTTCGCGCGGTCTTCGGCTCTCTGGCGATGCACCACGCGGGGTTCCATCACGCATCGGGCAAAGGTTACCGGC